One Planctomycetia bacterium genomic window carries:
- a CDS encoding iron-containing alcohol dehydrogenase yields the protein MTPSFQFDFQPLTRVLCGPGVLARVGDCVRDLGGKRIMLVTDPGLEEAGHAQRAEQYLRQAGLPVIVFDAVEENPTTKHVNQGLAVAQREKIDFIVALGGGSAMDCAKGINFLYTNGGEMKDYWGVGKATKPMVPSIGIPTTAGTGSEAQSFALVSDPVTHFKMACGDKKAAFKVALLDPELTLSQPTRVAALTAMDAVTHSIESHVSTKSTPLSKLFSREAWRLLHGNVITALQNPNDLPARAAVQWGAHLAGLAIENAMLGAAHALANPLTAHYGMVHGQAVGQLLPHVIRFNSSAVQAEYAELLKVASVDSSDSDSATALANEVKKIAQVADLPGNLRSQGVSEGMLSVLADEASQQWTSKFNPRKVGYNELLELYRKAL from the coding sequence ATGACACCGAGTTTTCAATTCGATTTTCAGCCTTTAACGCGTGTATTGTGTGGTCCCGGTGTCCTGGCCCGCGTGGGAGATTGCGTCCGTGATCTGGGCGGAAAGCGCATTATGCTGGTCACCGATCCGGGCCTGGAAGAAGCTGGGCATGCTCAGCGAGCCGAGCAGTATCTGCGTCAGGCTGGTCTGCCTGTCATTGTTTTTGATGCCGTAGAAGAAAACCCCACTACCAAGCATGTCAATCAGGGCTTGGCAGTAGCCCAGCGTGAGAAAATAGATTTCATTGTCGCATTGGGTGGCGGCTCAGCCATGGATTGTGCCAAGGGAATTAATTTCCTTTACACCAATGGTGGAGAAATGAAAGATTACTGGGGCGTAGGCAAAGCCACCAAGCCTATGGTTCCTTCCATTGGTATACCTACCACGGCAGGCACCGGCAGCGAAGCACAGTCCTTCGCACTGGTATCCGATCCAGTCACGCATTTCAAAATGGCGTGTGGCGACAAGAAGGCTGCATTCAAGGTAGCTTTGCTTGATCCTGAGCTTACATTGTCACAGCCAACGCGTGTCGCAGCACTCACGGCAATGGACGCTGTTACCCATTCCATTGAATCACATGTCTCCACCAAAAGCACACCTTTATCAAAACTTTTTTCGCGTGAAGCATGGAGATTGCTCCATGGCAATGTCATTACAGCTTTGCAGAATCCAAACGACTTACCTGCACGAGCTGCAGTGCAATGGGGTGCCCATCTGGCCGGGCTTGCCATTGAAAATGCCATGTTGGGAGCTGCCCATGCACTGGCGAATCCACTAACTGCACATTATGGCATGGTACATGGCCAGGCAGTAGGACAATTGTTGCCTCACGTCATTCGGTTTAACAGCTCTGCTGTCCAAGCTGAATATGCAGAACTGCTCAAAGTAGCTTCCGTTGACTCGAGCGATTCAGACTCTGCCACTGCTCTGGCAAACGAAGTCAAGAAGATTGCCCAAGTTGCCGATTTACCTGGCAATCTGCGTTCGCAGGGTGTCAGCGAAGGTATGCTGTCTGTACTGGCTGATGAAGCATCCCAGCAGTGGACCTCAAAGT
- a CDS encoding aldehyde dehydrogenase, translating to MLHVPALRWGEPYKSLDTDKLVRYDTGEPVAEISKVTGGMVERDMRHSQRARQVLREIPSPQLFEITKKAADLFLSGTVDINGQPQSPEDFVRLQSATTGLPYSMCRANMKKNHFVMQNMATILDALTRGLDTEIYRKGYGIEGRGVPLSYQAMSPVLGMILPNNSPGVHALWLPVIPLQVGLIIKPGSAEPWTPYRIANAYFMAGLPKQAISIYPGGHDVGGSVMNVCRRSLIFGGQATVDQYKTNPGVQVHGPGWSKILLGADIAEHWNDYLQVMIDSISLNSGRSCINTSAIYTPKHGKKIAEAIAEQIGPWKPLAPEDENAKLAAFTMPKLAEAVNAEIENDLKVPGAIDLTAKFGPRLVMNERHAYLRPTIIYCESHDHPLAKKEYLFPFAAIVECPQEKMIESIGPTLVCTALTRDAEFQRKLLDAVHIDRLNFGPIPTTQLNWLQPHEGNIVEFLFRSRALQYTDSALTV from the coding sequence ATGCTACATGTACCTGCGCTCCGCTGGGGCGAACCATATAAAAGCCTGGATACTGATAAGCTGGTACGCTATGACACCGGCGAACCAGTCGCTGAGATCAGCAAAGTAACTGGCGGAATGGTTGAACGTGACATGAGGCACTCGCAACGTGCCAGGCAGGTACTGCGCGAAATCCCCAGCCCCCAGTTGTTTGAAATCACCAAGAAAGCTGCCGATCTGTTTTTATCGGGAACGGTTGACATCAACGGACAGCCGCAATCACCTGAAGATTTTGTCCGACTGCAGTCAGCCACCACCGGTTTGCCTTACAGCATGTGTCGGGCCAACATGAAAAAGAATCACTTTGTCATGCAGAACATGGCAACGATTCTGGATGCACTGACTCGCGGACTAGATACCGAAATCTACAGGAAAGGATACGGAATAGAGGGCAGGGGAGTGCCACTTTCCTACCAGGCCATGTCGCCTGTCTTGGGAATGATTCTTCCCAATAACTCACCGGGCGTACATGCATTGTGGCTTCCCGTTATCCCACTGCAAGTAGGCTTGATTATCAAGCCAGGATCAGCTGAACCATGGACGCCGTATCGCATCGCAAACGCTTACTTCATGGCAGGATTGCCCAAGCAGGCCATCAGTATTTACCCAGGCGGGCATGATGTAGGCGGCTCGGTGATGAATGTCTGCCGAAGGAGCTTGATCTTTGGCGGGCAGGCAACGGTAGACCAGTACAAGACTAACCCCGGCGTGCAGGTCCACGGCCCCGGCTGGAGCAAGATTCTCCTTGGTGCAGATATCGCAGAGCATTGGAATGATTACCTGCAAGTAATGATTGACAGTATCTCCTTGAACAGTGGACGTAGCTGCATCAACACTTCTGCAATCTACACACCCAAACATGGCAAAAAGATTGCAGAAGCCATTGCGGAACAGATTGGCCCCTGGAAGCCTCTTGCACCAGAGGATGAGAATGCAAAACTCGCAGCTTTCACTATGCCCAAGCTGGCTGAAGCTGTGAATGCCGAAATTGAGAATGATCTGAAAGTACCCGGCGCCATCGACTTAACTGCGAAATTTGGCCCGCGACTGGTCATGAATGAACGTCATGCCTATCTGAGGCCGACTATTATTTACTGTGAAAGCCACGATCATCCGCTTGCGAAGAAAGAATACTTGTTCCCGTTTGCAGCTATCGTGGAATGTCCACAGGAGAAAATGATCGAGAGCATCGGGCCAACTCTCGTTTGTACTGCTTTGACACGCGACGCAGAATTTCAACGCAAGTTACTGGATGCAGTTCATATTGATCGATTGAATTTCGGCCCAATACCCACGACGCAATTGAACTGGTTACAGCCTCATGAGGGTAATATTGTCGAATTCCTGTTTCGAAGCCGGGCACTGCAATATACGGATTCAGCGTTAACTGTATAA
- a CDS encoding AMP-binding protein has protein sequence MQSIQQLRDHQSNRFTQLLQHGLSPFLSNWWKAHGVTVDCSIAFEKLIDLPCISKSELMTDQLAHPPYGTNLTQPFTNYVRLHQTSGTTSGQPLRWLDTAQSWEWILHCWQTIYDVIGITRADRFFFPFSFGPFLGFWAAFEGAARRGCLVLPGGGASTLARLRFLQYNQATIICSTPTYALRMLEIAQEEKISLADSSVRMLILAGEPGANIPATRQLIETGWGARVIDHWGMTEVGPLGIECLENPGGFHLLETECIAEVLDAETNQEVPPGEEGELVITTLGRLDSPLVRYRTGDRVKVDPKPCPCGKPWKRLQGGILGRTDDMVLVKGNNFYPSMIEAVIRQFICIEEFQVVLNNRHPGELKLRLELKPDAQADEIIESVAQRFRDLYQFRPAIEVVSPGTLPRSEMKSKRVIRI, from the coding sequence ATGCAGTCCATCCAACAGCTTCGTGACCATCAGTCGAATCGATTTACACAATTGCTTCAACATGGCTTGTCGCCATTCCTTTCGAACTGGTGGAAAGCTCATGGAGTCACTGTCGATTGTTCTATTGCTTTCGAAAAACTTATTGATTTACCCTGCATATCTAAAAGTGAATTGATGACAGATCAACTTGCCCATCCGCCTTATGGCACTAATCTCACCCAGCCTTTTACCAACTACGTACGTCTGCACCAGACTTCAGGTACCACCTCCGGGCAACCATTGCGCTGGCTTGATACAGCCCAATCGTGGGAATGGATCCTTCATTGCTGGCAAACTATCTACGATGTGATTGGCATCACTCGTGCTGACAGATTCTTCTTTCCCTTTTCTTTTGGTCCATTTCTGGGATTCTGGGCAGCGTTTGAAGGAGCTGCACGCCGAGGCTGCCTGGTGTTGCCGGGAGGTGGCGCCAGTACGCTGGCCCGCCTGCGTTTCTTACAATACAATCAGGCAACCATTATCTGCAGCACTCCTACATATGCCCTTCGCATGCTGGAAATTGCACAAGAAGAAAAAATCTCACTGGCTGATTCATCCGTCCGCATGCTGATCCTGGCTGGCGAGCCTGGTGCAAACATCCCAGCGACTCGTCAGCTCATCGAAACAGGCTGGGGTGCCAGAGTGATTGATCACTGGGGAATGACTGAGGTAGGCCCGCTTGGAATCGAATGCCTGGAGAACCCCGGTGGCTTTCATCTTCTCGAAACTGAATGCATTGCTGAAGTGCTCGATGCTGAAACCAATCAGGAAGTACCACCGGGTGAAGAAGGCGAATTAGTCATCACTACACTAGGCAGGCTCGACAGCCCATTGGTACGTTACCGAACAGGTGATCGTGTAAAAGTTGATCCCAAGCCATGCCCATGTGGAAAGCCATGGAAAAGGCTGCAGGGAGGGATATTAGGCAGAACCGACGACATGGTGCTCGTAAAAGGCAACAACTTTTATCCTTCCATGATTGAGGCAGTAATTCGTCAGTTTATCTGCATTGAAGAATTTCAGGTAGTACTGAACAACAGGCATCCCGGTGAATTGAAACTTCGATTGGAACTAAAGCCTGATGCCCAAGCAGATGAAATAATTGAATCAGTTGCACAGCGGTTCCGTGATCTATACCAGTTCCGACCAGCAATCGAAGTAGTCAGCCCTGGCACCCTTCCACGTTCAGAAATGAAATCCAAAAGAGTGATTCGCATATAA
- a CDS encoding UDP-glucose/GDP-mannose dehydrogenase family protein — MRLAVVGTGYVGLVSGTCFAESGNQVIGIDNNPKKIEILESGKLPIYEPGLLEMVQRNRKEGRLTFTTDLQQAIQDVEVVYLCVGTPQGDDGSADLSAMWAVGDAIADKLQSFKLLVIKSTVPVGTNRKLTERIAARTKAPFEVASNPEFLKEGAAIDDFMKPDRVVVGVRSEKAQKLLHELYAPFLRTERPFLVMPPESAEMTKYVANAMLATKISFINEMAGLCDKMGADINDVRRGIGHDVRIGFQFLHPGPGYGGSCFPKDVNALIAMAREKNVPSKLIEAVDLVNDQQKRVLPTKIKNHFKDKLAGKTLAVWGLAFKPRTDDIRESPSLTLIDEMLAAGVKLRVHDPEAISNVREEYGDKLTYCERRYDALEGADALVLVTEWQEFRTPDFLLIKELLKTPVIFDGRNIYDPAALKQQGFTYYGIGRR, encoded by the coding sequence ATGCGTTTGGCTGTTGTTGGAACTGGTTATGTAGGCTTGGTGTCAGGAACCTGCTTTGCAGAAAGCGGTAACCAGGTAATTGGAATAGATAATAATCCCAAGAAGATTGAAATCCTGGAATCCGGCAAGTTGCCCATTTATGAACCAGGTTTGCTGGAAATGGTTCAGCGTAACCGCAAGGAAGGACGACTCACTTTCACTACCGATCTGCAGCAAGCTATTCAGGATGTCGAAGTCGTTTATCTGTGCGTAGGCACACCGCAAGGTGATGATGGCTCAGCTGATTTAAGTGCCATGTGGGCTGTGGGCGATGCCATTGCGGATAAGTTGCAATCATTCAAGCTGCTGGTCATCAAGAGTACAGTTCCAGTGGGTACCAATCGAAAACTGACCGAACGAATTGCAGCTCGCACGAAGGCGCCATTCGAAGTGGCCAGCAATCCGGAGTTTCTTAAAGAAGGCGCGGCTATTGATGACTTCATGAAGCCTGACAGAGTGGTAGTGGGTGTTCGCAGTGAAAAGGCGCAAAAACTATTGCATGAACTCTATGCACCATTTTTGCGAACAGAAAGGCCATTTCTGGTCATGCCACCAGAGAGTGCGGAAATGACCAAGTATGTCGCCAATGCCATGCTGGCTACCAAGATCAGCTTCATCAATGAAATGGCCGGCTTGTGTGACAAAATGGGGGCAGACATCAACGATGTGCGACGTGGCATCGGGCATGATGTCAGAATCGGCTTTCAGTTCTTACATCCAGGGCCCGGTTATGGTGGAAGCTGTTTCCCGAAAGATGTCAATGCTCTGATTGCCATGGCGAGGGAAAAGAACGTTCCTTCGAAACTGATCGAAGCAGTTGATCTGGTTAATGATCAGCAGAAACGAGTGCTGCCTACCAAGATTAAGAATCACTTTAAGGATAAACTGGCAGGAAAAACCCTGGCGGTCTGGGGGCTGGCATTCAAGCCGCGTACCGATGACATACGGGAATCACCCTCATTGACACTGATCGACGAAATGCTGGCAGCAGGCGTGAAACTTCGGGTACATGATCCGGAAGCTATCAGCAATGTTCGTGAAGAGTATGGTGACAAACTCACCTATTGTGAACGACGATATGATGCTCTGGAAGGTGCAGATGCACTGGTCCTGGTGACTGAATGGCAAGAGTTTAGAACGCCAGATTTTCTGCTGATCAAAGAACTTCTGAAAACACCTGTCATTTTTGATGGCAGGAATATCTACGATCCTGCTGCACTCAAACAGCAAGGATTTACCTATTACGGCATCGGCCGCCGCTAA